The following coding sequences are from one Sardina pilchardus chromosome 16, fSarPil1.1, whole genome shotgun sequence window:
- the LOC134059956 gene encoding CTD nuclear envelope phosphatase 1A codes for MLKTRQWLLGVRTFLGVTSRIWGFIMYILRKHLRTVIQYQTVRYDTLPLSPISRNRLNAVKRKVLVLDLDETLIHSHHDGVLRPTVRPGTPPDFILKVVIDKHPVRFFVHKRPHVDFFLEVVSQWYELVVFTASMEIYGSAVADKLDNNRGILKRRYYRQHCTLDLGSYVKDLAVVHDDLSSIVILDNSPGAYRSHPDNAIPIKSWFSDPSDTALLNLLPMLDALRFTADVRSVLSRNLHQHRLW; via the exons ATGCTGAAGACTCGACAGTGGCTGCTTGGTGTCCGCACTTTTCTCGGTGTGACGTCCAGAATATGGGGGTTTATCATGTACATCCTCAGGAAGCATTTACGTACG GTAATCCAGTATCAAACGGTGCGGTACGACACTTTACCGTTGTCTCCCATCTCCAGGAACAGACTCA acGCAGTGAAGCGGAAGGTCCTAGTTCTGGATCTGGACGAGACACTTATCCACTCGCACCACGACGGGGTTCTAAGACCCACAGTGCGACCCGGTACCCCTCCAGACTTCATCCTCAAG GTAGTTATTGATAAACACCCAGTCCGGTTCTTTGTACATAAAAGACCACATGTCGACTTCTTTTTGGAAGTG GTTAGTCAGTGGTACGAGCTAGTGGTGTTTACTGCCAGCATGGAGATCTATGGCTCCGCCGTGGCAGACAAACTGGACAACAACAGAGGGATCCTGAAGCGCCGTTATTATAGACAG CATTGTACGTTGGATCTAGGTAGTTATGTAAAAGACCTTGCTGTTGTACACGACGACCTATCGAGTATAGTTATCCTGGACAACTCACCCGGGGCCTACCGCAGTCATCCAG ACAATGCAATACCAATTAAGTCGTGGTTCAGTGACCCGAGCGACACCGCACTTCTAAACCTGCTGCCTATGCTAGATGCACTAAG ATTCACTGCGGACGTCAGGTCTGTCCTCAGTCGAAACCTCCACCAGCACCGGCTGTGGTGA
- the LOC134059692 gene encoding gamma-aminobutyric acid receptor-associated protein, translating into MKFQYKEEHPFEKRRSEGEKIRKKYPDRVPVIVEKAPKARIGDLDKKKYLVPSDLTVGQFYFLIRKRIHLRAEDALFFFVNNVIPPTSATMGLLYQEHHEEDFFLYIAYSDESVYGESQREI; encoded by the exons ATGAAGTTTCAGTACAAAGAAGAGCATCCATTTGAGAAGAGAcggtcagagggagagaaaatcaGAAAGAAGTATCCTGACAGGGTTCCC GTCATTGTGGAAAAGGCTCCCAAGGCCAGAATAGGAGATTTGGACAAGAAAAAGTACCTTGTCCCCTCTGACCTCACAG TGGGCCAGTTCTACTTCCTCATCCGGAAAAGAATTCACCTGAGAGCTGAGGATGCCCTTTTCTTCTTCGTAAACAACGTCATTCCCCCCACCTCAGCAACCATGGGGCTGCTGTATCAG gaGCACCACGAGGAGGACTTCTTCCTCTACATTGCGTACAGCGATGAAAGTGTCTACGGAGAAAGCCAAAGGGAAATTTaa